In bacterium, one DNA window encodes the following:
- a CDS encoding FecR domain-containing protein → MIKFLMLLNLMYSGSEFARVGDLRGEAKIWRYGEEGSEWLTINNIIGEGDELLTYDDSYLEIEFSDGSVLTLSSNTSVYFDRIEDDRSYFTLNKGTVRMYARNRVFGVFAGDRAVYVEEGSIVRVEVDDDYFSARVYKGVAEVDKRKVYAGFEVVVDRGRFYSGRARKYDGFDRWAEERERNYYVIQTVEYIPVPCYIGVYHFHRYGKWVYIRPYGWVWIPRVPRGWRPYYHGHWVYRPDLGWVWVSYEPWGWIPYRYGRWTYVFGYGWIWIPGETFAGAWVEWYYGPDWVGWAPIDYYGRPIIVVNNITIVNVVRKEEFHKPVYRYKPPKSGVYKEVYKPYKAIEVKEIVKYKTTELEKPVYFKKAEVLKKDERPESRKKDELLKDKKVEEKDGKDGGFYPERPVVEKKSDTNLKRERVEKEVEIKEKKGFVPRSEEKTVERESGASVLPERPSKKADNKGVETEVFPERPSYKDSKSKLLERENSNMLNKEESVYKKRDIYEKGGTKERGRTSSFTEKEFSKEERPERKEWKTFEREDKVVEKVKGRTNASETKEKSSQNNPQVKKKVEKKSKEIDNNKTNKGEAEK, encoded by the coding sequence ATGATTAAGTTTTTAATGTTACTTAATTTGATGTATTCAGGCTCTGAGTTCGCCCGGGTGGGTGACCTCAGAGGTGAAGCGAAAATCTGGAGGTATGGAGAGGAAGGGAGTGAATGGTTAACCATCAACAACATTATTGGTGAAGGCGATGAGCTTCTTACTTATGATGATTCTTACCTTGAGATAGAGTTCAGTGACGGTTCCGTTCTTACTCTAAGTAGTAATACCAGTGTTTACTTTGACCGTATAGAGGACGACAGGTCTTATTTTACATTGAATAAGGGCACGGTTAGAATGTATGCTCGTAACAGAGTCTTTGGCGTGTTTGCCGGTGATAGGGCAGTTTATGTGGAGGAAGGCTCTATTGTCCGAGTAGAAGTGGATGATGATTACTTCTCGGCCAGAGTTTATAAAGGTGTAGCTGAGGTGGATAAAAGAAAGGTTTACGCAGGTTTTGAAGTAGTGGTTGACAGGGGCAGATTTTACTCAGGTAGAGCCCGTAAATACGATGGGTTTGACAGATGGGCAGAGGAAAGAGAGCGAAATTACTATGTGATACAAACGGTTGAATATATCCCCGTCCCCTGCTATATTGGGGTTTACCATTTCCACAGGTACGGAAAATGGGTTTACATTAGGCCTTACGGTTGGGTATGGATACCAAGGGTGCCAAGGGGGTGGAGACCTTATTATCACGGCCATTGGGTTTACAGGCCGGACCTTGGCTGGGTCTGGGTTTCCTACGAACCGTGGGGCTGGATTCCTTACCGGTATGGCCGCTGGACCTACGTTTTTGGCTACGGCTGGATATGGATTCCAGGGGAGACCTTTGCAGGCGCATGGGTAGAGTGGTACTATGGGCCCGATTGGGTAGGCTGGGCTCCAATTGATTATTACGGGAGACCAATTATCGTAGTGAACAACATTACAATTGTAAACGTTGTCAGAAAGGAAGAGTTTCACAAACCCGTTTACCGATACAAACCACCAAAGTCGGGAGTGTACAAGGAGGTTTATAAGCCCTATAAGGCTATTGAAGTTAAGGAAATTGTTAAATACAAGACCACAGAACTAGAAAAGCCGGTTTACTTTAAGAAGGCAGAAGTTTTAAAGAAAGACGAAAGGCCAGAAAGTCGCAAAAAGGATGAGCTTTTAAAGGACAAGAAGGTTGAAGAAAAGGATGGGAAAGACGGAGGATTTTACCCGGAAAGACCCGTTGTGGAGAAGAAATCCGATACTAATTTGAAAAGGGAGCGCGTGGAAAAAGAAGTGGAGATTAAGGAGAAGAAAGGTTTTGTGCCGAGAAGCGAAGAAAAAACCGTAGAAAGGGAATCGGGAGCCAGCGTTTTACCTGAAAGGCCAAGTAAAAAAGCAGATAATAAAGGGGTAGAAACGGAAGTTTTTCCTGAAAGGCCTTCTTATAAGGATAGTAAATCTAAACTTTTAGAGAGGGAAAACAGTAACATGCTTAACAAGGAGGAATCAGTCTATAAGAAAAGAGATATTTACGAGAAGGGAGGCACGAAAGAAAGGGGACGGACTTCATCCTTTACGGAAAAAGAGTTTTCAAAAGAAGAACGTCCTGAAAGAAAAGAGTGGAAGACTTTTGAAAGAGAGGATAAAGTTGTGGAAAAGGTAAAGGGCAGAACAAATGCTTCTGAAACTAAAGAAAAGTCGTCTCAGAATAACCCACAGGTTAAAAAGAAAGTTGAAAAGAAATCTAAGGAGATTGATAATAATAAAACCAACAAAGGTGAGGCGGAGAAATGA
- a CDS encoding L-Ala-D/L-Glu epimerase, producing the protein MARITNIKFQKKIYEYDKAFHITGSVSTASTNIEVVVETEEGIKGYGEASPSFRVNGEKPEGLLAMEPFVNENLRLRDTDRWREIFDFTDKLIATPSLKAAIQWAVISIFCTEHTISPFEFFGGQKREIETDKTVGIDTLENRVKEAETIFSEGFRVIKIKVGENFEEDIEAVLRIRDKTRGATYIIDANMGYTPKQAVDFTNVLYREGVDVAVFEQPVHYQDLDGLKFVRFHSPFPVAADESAKTKFDVYRLVKNDVVDYVNIKLMKSGISDAMAIVEMARSSGLRLMIGCMGESSLGINQSVMFALGTGAFDFHDLDSHLLMKEETFRGDFKQVGPKITLP; encoded by the coding sequence ATGGCAAGAATAACAAACATTAAATTTCAGAAAAAAATTTATGAGTATGATAAGGCTTTTCATATAACGGGAAGTGTTTCCACTGCTTCTACCAATATTGAGGTTGTTGTGGAGACTGAAGAAGGTATAAAGGGTTATGGAGAGGCTTCACCGTCTTTCAGGGTTAACGGTGAAAAGCCAGAGGGTCTTCTGGCAATGGAACCTTTTGTAAATGAAAATTTGAGGTTAAGAGATACGGACAGATGGAGGGAGATTTTCGATTTTACGGACAAATTGATTGCGACCCCGAGTCTGAAGGCAGCGATCCAGTGGGCTGTGATCTCAATTTTCTGCACCGAACATACCATATCACCCTTCGAGTTTTTTGGTGGTCAAAAAAGGGAAATAGAAACGGACAAGACTGTAGGTATAGATACCCTTGAAAATCGGGTTAAAGAGGCAGAGACCATATTCTCGGAAGGTTTTAGAGTTATAAAGATAAAGGTGGGCGAGAATTTTGAGGAAGATATTGAAGCAGTTTTGAGAATAAGAGATAAAACACGGGGAGCAACCTATATTATTGATGCCAATATGGGATATACACCCAAACAGGCTGTTGATTTTACAAATGTACTCTATCGTGAAGGGGTAGATGTAGCGGTCTTCGAACAACCCGTTCATTACCAAGATCTGGATGGACTTAAGTTTGTGCGGTTCCATTCTCCTTTTCCCGTAGCGGCCGATGAATCTGCAAAAACCAAGTTTGATGTTTACAGATTGGTGAAAAACGATGTGGTAGATTATGTTAATATAAAGCTTATGAAGTCAGGAATTTCTGACGCAATGGCGATTGTGGAGATGGCGAGAAGTAGCGGGCTGAGATTAATGATCGGCTGTATGGGTGAGTCAAGTCTGGGAATTAACCAGAGTGTGATGTTTGCGCTTGGGACAGGGGCTTTTGATTTTCATGACCTTGATTCCCACCTATTGATGAAAGAAGAAACTTTTCGTGGTGATTTCAAGCAGGTAGGACCTAAAATAACCCTTCCTTAA
- a CDS encoding transglutaminase-like domain-containing protein, with the protein MNLDFLLLGLPEEIRRAELSGNLALARSLILERLKRSIPEIHRKRLEFELVRLRRLPLYYPFTYEKALQEARNLIENFTEEEFNSYVETGNVDFIELDGVRYFEKRFAYNLGFKFPEVKRRVKEDKEQQRKREILEGRINALIGGDKPKTWKVKAKISFRVKDPKGNKVRVWLPLPKESYFQHDIKVLEFSHLNAYISSERAMQRTIYMEGMDSEEFFVTFEYVIREVSNPVVLKGVLNGFENLKPLKGVIESSDFLAEKPPHITFTPLLKKLLGEIIGGRESILEKAFAIYDFVTSKVYYSYVKPYIYYDHIPHYVVENLTGDCGFQALLFITLCRMAGIPAHWQSGWFITPYEASPHDWAIIYLPEFGYLPVDLSFGGKDKKDIMRKAFYFGNLDGFRMVANDEFQEDFDPPAKFVREDPYDNQVGEAEYEDEKAFGEHRIEVLCFEEV; encoded by the coding sequence ATGAATTTAGATTTTCTTCTCCTTGGATTACCTGAGGAGATTAGAAGGGCAGAACTTTCTGGTAATTTAGCTTTAGCCAGAAGTCTCATTTTGGAACGCCTTAAAAGAAGCATTCCCGAAATCCATAGAAAAAGGCTGGAGTTCGAGTTGGTGAGGCTTAGAAGATTGCCCCTTTATTATCCCTTTACTTACGAGAAAGCACTTCAAGAGGCGAGAAATTTGATTGAAAACTTCACCGAAGAAGAATTTAATTCTTATGTAGAAACGGGAAACGTTGATTTTATTGAACTTGATGGAGTCAGGTATTTTGAGAAGAGATTCGCTTACAATTTGGGATTCAAATTTCCAGAAGTTAAGCGTCGAGTGAAAGAGGATAAAGAACAACAGAGGAAGAGGGAGATCCTGGAAGGGAGGATTAATGCACTAATAGGTGGAGATAAACCTAAAACCTGGAAGGTAAAGGCTAAGATAAGTTTCCGTGTTAAAGATCCAAAGGGTAATAAGGTGAGGGTGTGGCTTCCCCTTCCAAAGGAGTCCTATTTTCAACATGATATTAAAGTTTTAGAGTTTAGCCACTTGAACGCTTACATTTCCTCGGAAAGGGCAATGCAGAGGACGATTTATATGGAAGGAATGGACTCGGAGGAGTTCTTTGTGACTTTTGAATACGTCATAAGGGAAGTTTCGAATCCTGTGGTTTTAAAAGGTGTTTTAAATGGATTTGAAAATTTGAAGCCTTTGAAAGGGGTGATTGAATCCTCTGATTTCCTTGCTGAAAAGCCTCCTCACATAACTTTTACCCCGCTTCTTAAAAAACTCCTTGGGGAGATCATTGGTGGGAGGGAGAGTATCCTTGAAAAGGCCTTCGCAATTTATGATTTTGTTACTTCAAAAGTTTACTACTCCTATGTTAAGCCTTATATTTATTATGACCACATCCCTCACTATGTGGTAGAAAATTTAACTGGAGATTGTGGATTTCAGGCCCTTCTCTTCATAACTCTTTGTAGAATGGCGGGAATCCCTGCTCACTGGCAGTCAGGTTGGTTTATAACCCCTTATGAAGCATCTCCACATGACTGGGCTATTATATATTTACCAGAGTTCGGCTATTTGCCTGTTGATTTATCTTTTGGGGGAAAGGACAAAAAAGACATAATGAGAAAAGCCTTTTACTTTGGAAATCTTGATGGCTTTAGGATGGTTGCCAACGATGAGTTTCAGGAAGATTTTGATCCGCCTGCGAAATTTGTAAGGGAAGACCCTTACGATAATCAAGTGGGAGAAGCCGAATACGAGGATGAAAAGGCTTTTGGGGAGCACAGAATAGAAGTTTTATGTTTTGAGGAGGTTTAA
- the coaD gene encoding pantetheine-phosphate adenylyltransferase, whose amino-acid sequence MDRRKLYTTACYPGTFDPITLGHVDIIKRASRLFEKVFVVVANPVHKKSLFSLEERVKMVEESVISFPNVEVKILESRLLMDFCREYDIGIVIRGMRAVSDFEYEFKMAWMNRKLFPEIEVVFLLPSEEYTYLSSTLVKEIATLGGDISSLVPEPVLKYSHLIKERIYKSGLGDEKEQSL is encoded by the coding sequence TTGGACAGACGAAAGTTGTATACTACCGCATGCTATCCGGGGACCTTTGACCCCATAACCCTTGGGCATGTAGACATAATTAAAAGGGCATCCCGTCTTTTTGAGAAGGTTTTTGTCGTAGTTGCAAACCCTGTTCACAAGAAATCGCTCTTTAGTCTTGAAGAAAGGGTTAAAATGGTTGAGGAAAGTGTAATTTCCTTTCCCAATGTGGAAGTCAAAATCTTAGAGTCGAGATTACTTATGGATTTCTGTCGTGAATACGATATAGGCATAGTTATAAGAGGAATGAGGGCGGTTTCTGATTTTGAGTATGAATTTAAAATGGCATGGATGAACAGGAAACTCTTCCCTGAAATTGAGGTAGTTTTTCTCTTACCCTCAGAAGAATATACTTATCTTTCATCGACTCTGGTTAAGGAGATTGCGACTCTTGGGGGCGATATTTCCTCTCTTGTTCCGGAGCCGGTGCTAAAGTATTCACATTTAATTAAAGAGAGGATTTACAAGTCAGGATTGGGTGATGAAAAGGAACAATCTTTATGA
- the rsmD gene encoding 16S rRNA (guanine(966)-N(2))-methyltransferase RsmD, which produces MGKLSLTGGENKRRKLKIPKGIRPTRAIVKRSIFDTLRDFVVDCDVLEIFAGSGAVGFEALSRGARFCVFIEKSREGTLTIIENAKKLGVLDKIKVIKADFTKGLNDLLREQRQFDFIFADPPYDFVSHEELFKRVAPLLKTGGLYLVEVRNKTLLPESWENLSKVKEVNFGQTKVVYYRMLSGDL; this is translated from the coding sequence ATGGGGAAGTTAAGTCTTACTGGTGGTGAAAATAAGAGGCGGAAGTTAAAGATACCTAAGGGGATAAGGCCCACAAGGGCCATTGTGAAGCGCTCAATCTTTGATACCCTTAGAGATTTCGTAGTAGATTGTGATGTCCTTGAGATCTTTGCAGGATCGGGTGCTGTTGGGTTCGAGGCCCTTTCGCGAGGAGCCCGTTTTTGTGTATTCATAGAGAAGTCAAGGGAGGGAACGCTTACAATTATAGAAAATGCGAAGAAACTCGGAGTCTTGGACAAAATCAAGGTCATAAAGGCTGATTTTACTAAGGGGCTTAATGATCTTTTACGAGAGCAGAGGCAATTTGACTTTATTTTTGCAGACCCTCCTTATGATTTCGTAAGCCATGAAGAACTTTTCAAGAGAGTTGCACCTCTTCTAAAAACCGGTGGTCTTTATTTGGTTGAGGTCAGGAATAAAACTCTATTACCTGAAAGTTGGGAAAATCTCTCAAAAGTTAAGGAGGTAAACTTTGGACAGACGAAAGTTGTATACTACCGCATGCTATCCGGGGACCTTTGA
- the prfB gene encoding peptide chain release factor 2: MFKDPALEELHGRFEDVKRYLDVPGIKKRITEIEKMQENTNFWANPEKAQIILQELSSLKKQLEEVEEIEKKFEYLAELEPLKDDDSEFFQEFEKEKKLILGEIEDLEIKTILKSPEDRKNAIITIHPGAGGTESQDWAEMLLRMYLRFFERKKFKYKIVDLQPGEEAGIKDATVLVEGDYAYGLLKAERGVHRLVRISPFDASRRRHTSFASVFVYPEQEDVEVNISEEDLKIETFRSSGPGGQHMQKNETAVRITHIPTGIVVACQSERSQYQNKLTALRILRARLYQYYKEKEKEKLSDIEKEKSEIAWGRQIRSYILHPYKLVKDHRTGYEETNAEAVLNGEIDEFIRKFLISKK, encoded by the coding sequence ATGTTTAAAGACCCAGCCCTTGAAGAGCTACATGGAAGATTTGAGGACGTTAAGAGGTATCTTGATGTTCCTGGAATTAAAAAGCGAATAACTGAAATTGAAAAAATGCAGGAAAATACCAACTTTTGGGCAAATCCGGAAAAGGCACAGATTATTTTACAGGAACTTTCTTCGTTAAAAAAGCAGCTGGAAGAAGTAGAAGAAATAGAAAAAAAATTTGAATATTTGGCGGAGCTTGAACCACTTAAAGATGATGACTCCGAATTTTTTCAAGAATTTGAGAAAGAGAAGAAGCTAATTCTGGGAGAAATTGAAGATCTGGAGATCAAAACCATTTTGAAATCACCGGAGGACAGAAAGAATGCTATTATTACGATCCACCCGGGAGCCGGTGGAACGGAATCTCAGGACTGGGCCGAAATGTTACTCAGAATGTATTTGAGATTTTTTGAAAGAAAAAAGTTTAAATATAAAATCGTAGACCTTCAGCCCGGTGAAGAGGCGGGGATCAAAGACGCCACTGTACTCGTTGAAGGTGATTATGCATACGGCCTGTTAAAAGCAGAAAGAGGAGTCCACAGGCTTGTCAGAATTTCCCCCTTTGACGCCTCACGGAGAAGGCACACATCCTTTGCTTCGGTCTTTGTATACCCAGAGCAGGAAGACGTGGAAGTTAACATATCAGAGGAAGATTTGAAAATAGAGACCTTTAGGTCCTCGGGCCCAGGTGGACAGCACATGCAAAAAAATGAAACCGCAGTGAGAATAACCCATATACCAACGGGAATTGTAGTTGCCTGTCAGTCGGAAAGGTCCCAATACCAGAACAAGTTAACTGCCTTAAGAATTTTAAGGGCAAGACTTTACCAGTATTACAAGGAAAAAGAGAAAGAAAAACTTAGTGACATTGAAAAGGAAAAATCTGAAATTGCATGGGGAAGACAAATTCGTTCCTATATTTTACATCCATATAAATTGGTTAAAGACCACAGAACCGGATATGAAGAGACCAATGCCGAGGCGGTCCTAAATGGGGAAATTGATGAGTTTATAAGAAAATTCCTGATATCCAAAAAATAG
- a CDS encoding pyrimidine dimer DNA glycosylase/endonuclease V: MRLWSLHPKYLDAKGLVALWREGLLAKAVLEGKTRGYTAHPQLIRFKKQERPLDAINVYLKTVLQEAQRRGYHFDSSKIDLKATYPKITVTSDQLAYEWKHLLGKLKMRDTERFQKLMTLDEPDPHPLFFKVNGSVEPWEVVK, from the coding sequence ATGAGGCTCTGGTCTCTTCACCCGAAATACCTTGATGCTAAGGGCCTTGTCGCCCTTTGGCGAGAAGGTCTTCTGGCTAAAGCAGTCCTTGAAGGGAAAACAAGAGGCTATACTGCACACCCACAACTCATAAGATTTAAAAAGCAGGAGAGACCACTGGATGCGATAAACGTATACTTAAAAACAGTCCTTCAAGAAGCTCAAAGAAGAGGTTATCACTTTGATTCGAGCAAGATCGACCTGAAGGCCACGTACCCTAAAATAACCGTCACAAGCGATCAGCTCGCCTATGAATGGAAACACCTGCTCGGTAAACTAAAAATGAGGGACACAGAAAGGTTTCAGAAACTGATGACACTTGACGAGCCGGATCCGCACCCTCTGTTCTTTAAGGTTAACGGCTCTGTTGAGCCCTGGGAAGTGGTAAAATGA
- a CDS encoding ATP-binding protein — protein HPLNADFLHEQLMEYKMAERDAWWSTFLHYQHEAKDTVERIIEWAWSEYDKSHIKDDSVLLLATAMSWFLTTSNRFIRDKSTKALVALLQHRIKLLPKLLEKFKNVDDLYVRERLFAVAYGCVLRNSDDTESLKRLAKWVYDNIFKEGKPPVHILLRDYARGIIEVALRKGIELENIDESKINPPYESKWPQNMPSDEEIKKYEFDYRSKDFKDYYWSQNTIVSSMQPEHTTLKHSIYGDFGRYILQSALSHWDTGNITIQQLSNLAVKMIFEELGYNIELHGKFDIYVTKNYYYGRTEHKTERIGKKYQWIAFHKVSAMVSDHFPLKKEPWDYIQKHYKGPWHPYIRDIDPSLLIKNDDHLINSFSINNWLSSNGNYDAWRTEKETSEWLRTKNDLPDPIKILQVEDDNGEEWLVLEGLISWQEETPPEFEKYEIPIREFWYMIKSYIIKKADLTKIYEWAKEQNFWGRWMPESHELYKIFLGEYPCSIAFEDLRGDYNIWTKEAGGKEIPVPVIVTGDIYLNEFTTDCSSDGSISIKLPCKWLVNEMQLIHKFLDGRWYNDKEELVVIPTNIFADTSFSALLSKKQNLCEFLNKNEYTILWILLGEKRVLGGNLSHRNYEGHLLINGAYVLDHNDIVGSFNSEFEK, from the coding sequence CATCCATTAAATGCTGATTTCCTTCATGAACAATTGATGGAATATAAAATGGCAGAAAGAGATGCGTGGTGGTCAACATTTTTGCACTATCAACATGAAGCTAAGGATACTGTTGAAAGGATTATAGAATGGGCATGGTCAGAATATGATAAATCTCACATAAAAGATGATTCGGTTTTGCTATTGGCAACTGCAATGTCTTGGTTTTTGACCACTTCAAATAGATTCATTAGAGACAAATCTACAAAAGCTTTGGTTGCATTGCTTCAACATAGAATTAAACTACTTCCTAAATTACTAGAAAAATTCAAAAATGTAGATGATCTTTATGTTCGAGAAAGATTGTTTGCTGTTGCTTATGGTTGTGTGTTAAGAAACAGTGATGATACAGAAAGCCTTAAAAGATTGGCTAAGTGGGTTTATGATAACATTTTCAAAGAAGGTAAACCACCGGTCCATATTCTTTTGAGAGATTATGCTCGAGGTATAATAGAGGTTGCTTTAAGAAAAGGTATTGAACTGGAAAACATAGATGAGAGCAAAATAAATCCTCCTTATGAAAGTAAATGGCCCCAAAATATGCCCTCAGATGAAGAGATAAAGAAGTATGAATTTGATTATAGGTCTAAAGATTTTAAGGATTATTACTGGAGCCAAAATACAATTGTCAGTTCAATGCAGCCTGAACACACAACATTAAAACACAGTATATATGGTGATTTTGGAAGGTATATATTGCAAAGTGCACTTTCCCACTGGGATACTGGAAATATAACAATCCAGCAGTTAAGTAATTTAGCAGTAAAAATGATTTTTGAAGAACTTGGTTACAATATTGAGTTACACGGTAAATTTGATATATATGTTACAAAAAACTATTATTACGGCAGAACAGAACATAAAACAGAAAGAATAGGAAAGAAATATCAGTGGATTGCCTTTCATAAAGTTTCGGCAATGGTATCAGATCACTTTCCTTTAAAAAAGGAACCTTGGGATTATATACAAAAACATTATAAAGGACCTTGGCATCCTTACATTAGAGACATAGATCCTTCTTTACTGATAAAGAACGATGATCATTTAATCAACTCTTTTTCTATCAATAATTGGTTATCCTCTAATGGAAACTACGACGCATGGCGGACAGAAAAAGAAACTTCTGAATGGTTAAGGACTAAAAATGATTTGCCTGATCCTATTAAAATTTTACAAGTTGAAGACGACAACGGAGAAGAATGGTTAGTTCTAGAAGGTCTTATAAGTTGGCAAGAAGAAACACCTCCAGAATTTGAAAAATATGAAATCCCAATTAGAGAGTTTTGGTATATGATAAAAAGTTATATCATCAAAAAAGCCGACTTAACCAAAATATATGAATGGGCCAAAGAGCAAAATTTTTGGGGAAGATGGATGCCCGAATCCCATGAATTATATAAAATATTTTTAGGAGAATATCCTTGTTCTATAGCATTTGAAGATTTGAGAGGCGATTATAATATCTGGACAAAAGAAGCGGGAGGAAAAGAAATACCTGTTCCAGTTATTGTCACTGGTGATATTTACTTAAATGAGTTCACCACAGATTGTTCTTCTGATGGTTCTATTTCTATAAAACTTCCTTGTAAATGGCTCGTAAACGAAATGCAATTAATTCATAAATTTCTTGATGGAAGGTGGTATAACGATAAAGAAGAACTTGTTGTTATTCCTACAAATATATTTGCAGATACTTCTTTTTCGGCACTTCTTAGCAAAAAACAGAACTTATGTGAATTTCTAAACAAAAATGAATATACCATATTGTGGATCTTATTAGGTGAAAAACGAGTGTTAGGTGGAAATTTATCACATCGAAATTATGAAGGACATTTGTTAATAAACGGTGCTTATGTTCTTGATCATAACGATATTGTCGGAAGTTTTAATAGTGAATTTGAAAAATAA
- a CDS encoding ATP-binding protein produces the protein MSSNPFINKEWTAKHLDIVIKKASPRYTPELNIELPILEIFDGISRTSEFYYSIRKHHGQLIKALKNISSRYVIEELQKLYGELQKGIKQLYGILQNIRDYNTNPIPWNDIKQQAQKTKEITWRLISELRENKETLAKEKRKDTTFSQTERFDWNIHHLYKLQEELHHFEDLASSTKAKLSNQPFLLIKGEAGVGKTHLLCDIVKKRIDSNLPAILVFGEDFSGLKDFWQRVIESLKLPGEGWSKEKLLETLNQAGEKSRCRSLFVIDALNETNPVSFWQTHLKEIYEEIKKYPNIALVISIRSGFEDEILTKELEEKFIQERHTGFTFKEWEAVTKFFNAYSLSLPEVPLLMPEFQNPLFLLLLCKALKRRGSNKAYKGHEGFTYIFEYYVDNVARTIEDKYGIPHDPKKNIWDTVIEKIAEDMVNCNTDRIPENKLKEIIKNQHPQIDIDEFIKDLDRNLLLVKVPRYAKDFSRIEDYDYRYPFQKFSDHLIVRYLLKKCKKENKELQQLFKENPKITELLKWNYGLIEALSIQYPEWYEGKEFFEIADFFEDSPQIWEAWINSLIWRKPTAFSKATVRRISCFLREKVLESVLEENKNYNDYFFYPEFTYKLLDALLSVASIPEH, from the coding sequence ATGAGTTCCAATCCATTTATTAACAAGGAATGGACAGCAAAGCATTTAGACATTGTTATAAAAAAAGCTAGCCCAAGATATACCCCAGAATTGAATATTGAATTGCCGATACTTGAAATATTTGACGGAATCAGCAGAACTTCTGAATTTTACTATTCTATTAGGAAACATCACGGTCAACTCATTAAAGCACTAAAAAACATATCTTCAAGATATGTTATAGAAGAGCTCCAAAAGTTGTATGGAGAACTTCAAAAAGGAATTAAACAGTTATATGGTATACTACAAAATATAAGAGACTACAACACTAACCCAATACCTTGGAATGATATAAAACAACAGGCACAAAAAACTAAAGAAATAACTTGGAGATTAATTAGCGAGTTAAGGGAAAATAAGGAAACTTTAGCTAAGGAAAAAAGAAAAGATACAACTTTTTCACAGACTGAGCGGTTTGATTGGAATATCCATCATCTTTATAAACTACAAGAAGAACTCCACCATTTTGAGGATTTAGCGTCAAGTACTAAAGCCAAACTTTCAAATCAACCTTTTTTACTTATTAAAGGAGAAGCAGGAGTTGGAAAAACTCATTTACTATGCGATATTGTAAAAAAAAGGATAGATAGTAATTTGCCCGCTATATTAGTTTTTGGTGAAGACTTTTCGGGACTAAAAGATTTTTGGCAACGAGTTATCGAAAGTTTAAAACTACCAGGAGAGGGATGGTCTAAAGAAAAATTATTAGAGACACTAAATCAAGCTGGAGAAAAATCTAGGTGCAGATCTTTATTTGTAATAGATGCTTTGAATGAGACGAATCCTGTCAGTTTTTGGCAAACTCATTTAAAAGAAATTTATGAAGAGATAAAAAAATACCCTAATATTGCTCTAGTTATAAGTATTCGTAGTGGATTTGAAGATGAAATTTTGACAAAAGAACTGGAAGAAAAATTTATTCAAGAGAGACACACAGGGTTTACATTTAAGGAGTGGGAGGCAGTAACTAAATTTTTTAATGCTTATTCCCTCTCTCTTCCTGAGGTCCCTCTGCTAATGCCGGAATTTCAAAATCCCTTATTTTTGTTGTTATTATGTAAGGCTCTTAAGAGAAGGGGCAGTAACAAGGCATATAAAGGGCATGAAGGATTTACTTACATTTTTGAGTATTATGTAGATAATGTAGCCAGGACCATCGAGGATAAATATGGAATACCCCATGATCCTAAAAAGAATATATGGGATACTGTTATTGAAAAAATAGCGGAAGACATGGTTAACTGTAATACTGATAGAATTCCAGAAAATAAATTGAAAGAAATTATAAAAAACCAACATCCTCAAATAGACATTGATGAATTCATAAAGGATTTGGATAGAAACCTATTACTTGTAAAGGTACCAAGGTATGCTAAAGATTTTAGTAGAATTGAAGATTATGATTACAGGTATCCATTTCAAAAATTTAGTGATCATTTAATTGTAAGATATTTGCTTAAAAAATGTAAAAAAGAAAATAAAGAGTTACAACAATTATTTAAAGAAAACCCCAAAATAACAGAACTGCTGAAATGGAATTATGGACTGATCGAAGCGTTATCTATCCAGTATCCTGAATGGTATGAAGGGAAAGAATTTTTTGAAATTGCGGATTTCTTTGAAGACTCACCACAAATATGGGAAGCATGGATAAACAGTCTTATTTGGAGAAAACCAACTGCGTTTTCTAAAGCAACAGTTAGGAGAATCTCTTGTTTCCTCAGAGAAAAGGTATTAGAATCAGTTTTAGAAGAAAATAAAAATTACAACGATTATTTCTTTTATCCTGAATTTACTTACAAACTGTTAGATGCTCTTTTAAGTGTTGCTTCCATTCCTGAGCATC